AGCCAAAGTATCACCTTCAGCTGCTACTGTTTTTAAAGTTCCGGCTTGCTCTGCAGTTAATTCAAATGTTGCTTTATCAGACTCTAATTCTGCTATCACCTCATCCATTTCCACTACATCACCATCATTTTTCACCCAACGTGATAAAACAACTTCGGTTATCGACTCGCCTACTGGCGGAACTTTTATTTCTATACTCATAACAGTTGTATTATTTTTTCTAATCTACATTAAACACTTTACTCACAGACTTCTTAGCTATTTTTTCATCACGCTCTGTAACAGTCATCTCAAAAGCTTTTGCTAAAATGTAAGCTTGCTGATCTGCATGTTGTTTTGCATAACCTGTAGCTGTACTGCTGCTTTCTTTTCTCGAGATTACTTCGATGTCACTAAAGATTGTTCTTCTCAGTCTACGCAACAAATATGGCCATGCCCCCATGTTCTCTGGCTCTTCCTGAACCCATACTGCTTCCTTAGCATTTTTATATTTGCCATACACAGCTTCCATTTGCGCTAATGGCGTAGGATACAATTGCTCAACACGAACAACAGCTACATCCTTAATCTGATCTTTTTGCTGTTTCTCTAACAATTCGTAATAAATCTTACCACTGCAGAACAATACTCTCGTAACATCAGCAGCTTTTACATTATTATCTGCAATTACTTCCTGGAATTTACCATCTGTAAAGTCTGCCAAAGGCGAAATACACAACGGATGACGCAATAAACTCTTAGGTGTAAACACCACCAAAGGCTTTCTAAAATCACGTTTAAACTGTCTGCGTAAAGCATGGAAGAAGTTTGCAGGAGTAGTACAGTTGGTTACCTGCATATTGTAATCAGCACAAAGCTCCATAAAACGCTCAATCCTTGCAGACGAGTGCTCAGGTCCTTGTCCTTCATAACCGTGAGGTAGTAACATGACCAATCCGTTTTCACGCTGCCATTTGGTTTCCGCACTGGCGATATACTGATCTACAACAATTTGCGCACCATTAAAGAAGTCACCAAATTGAGCTTCCCAAATTGTTAATGCATTCGGGTTAGCCATGGCATAACCATACTCAAAACCCAAAACCCCATATTCAGACAAATGTGAATTGTAAATATCAAACGGCGCCTGTTGGTCAGAGATATTTGCCAACGGGATATATTCTTCTTCCGAATCTTCTAAAGTCAATACTGCATGACGGTGAGAGAAAGTACCACGCTCTACATCCTGTCCACTTAAACGTACTCTTTTTCCTTCTGCAAGTAAAGTACCATAAGCCAGCTGCTCACCCATAGCCCAATCAAATACATGGGTAGTGTTGGCCATCTTGCTGCGCTCATCAAAAAGTTTCTCAATTTTCTTAAAGAACTTTTTATCAGCTGGCAATGTGCTTATTCTTTTAGCGATCTCCAATAAAGTAGATTTCTTTACTGCAGTATTTGGCGAGCTTTCAAAATCTTTAGGCGTAGCGATACGCATATCAGACCATGCACCACCAAACTTCACATCCTGATAAGTAGAGGTAATGGCTTTCGCCTCATTTAAACGCTCCTGCAAAAGTCCACGGAATTCTTTCTCCATTTCTTTTGCAGCGCTCGCTTCAAGTGAACCCTCTTTTACCAATTGATCAATATAAATATCTCTTGTATTGGCGTGTTGCTCTATCGCTTTATACAGCAATGGCTGTGTAAATTTAGGCTCATCCGATTCGTTGTGCCCAAACCTGCGGTAACACAAAATATCGATGAATACATCATTTTTATATTTCTGACGATACTCCATAGCCAGGTTAATCGCATAAACCAAAGCCTCCACATCATCACCATTTACATGGAATACAGGAGACAAAGTTACTTTTGCAATATCTGTACAGTAAGTACTCGTACGTGCATCTTTAAAGTTAGTAGTAAAACCAATCTGGTTGTTAATGATCAGGTGAATAGTACCACCAGTTTTATAACCATCCAGGCCAGCCATCTGGATCACTTCGTAAACAATACCTTGTCCGGCAACAGAAGCATCACCATGAATCAAAATAGGTGCAATACGGGCATTATCCCCACCATATTTAAAATCAATTTTAGATCTGGTCATTCCTTCAACCACTCCATTCACTGTTTCCAGGTGAGAAGGGTTCGGGCAAAGACTCAGGTGGACACTCTTGCCATCATTTGTAGTTACATCCGTTGAGTAACCAAGGTGGTACTTAACATCACCTCCAAATGGAGATTCTGCACTGTAAGCTTTACCTTCAAACTCAGCAAAAATATCTTTATAAGATTTCTGCATGATATTGGCCAGAACGTTCAAACGCCCCCTGTGTGCCATACCAATCACAAACTCTTCAATACCAAGATCTGCACCTTTTTCGATTACCGAATCCAGG
This is a stretch of genomic DNA from Candidatus Pedobacter colombiensis. It encodes these proteins:
- a CDS encoding 2-oxoglutarate dehydrogenase E1 component → MDNLSYLNGANAEYVESLYQSYKEDANSVEFGWQKFFEGFDFGRDSSGASVSTEAPEHFLKEVNVLNMINGYRQRGHLFTHTNPVRERRQHLPTLDIENFGLAKSDLDTVFNASVELGIGAAKLSDIIAFLKQTYCRSIGAEYKYVRTPEVLSWIEHKMESVRNTPSFSIDEKKRILTKLNEAVSFENFLGTKFLGQKRFSLEGAEALIPALDSVIEKGADLGIEEFVIGMAHRGRLNVLANIMQKSYKDIFAEFEGKAYSAESPFGGDVKYHLGYSTDVTTNDGKSVHLSLCPNPSHLETVNGVVEGMTRSKIDFKYGGDNARIAPILIHGDASVAGQGIVYEVIQMAGLDGYKTGGTIHLIINNQIGFTTNFKDARTSTYCTDIAKVTLSPVFHVNGDDVEALVYAINLAMEYRQKYKNDVFIDILCYRRFGHNESDEPKFTQPLLYKAIEQHANTRDIYIDQLVKEGSLEASAAKEMEKEFRGLLQERLNEAKAITSTYQDVKFGGAWSDMRIATPKDFESSPNTAVKKSTLLEIAKRISTLPADKKFFKKIEKLFDERSKMANTTHVFDWAMGEQLAYGTLLAEGKRVRLSGQDVERGTFSHRHAVLTLEDSEEEYIPLANISDQQAPFDIYNSHLSEYGVLGFEYGYAMANPNALTIWEAQFGDFFNGAQIVVDQYIASAETKWQRENGLVMLLPHGYEGQGPEHSSARIERFMELCADYNMQVTNCTTPANFFHALRRQFKRDFRKPLVVFTPKSLLRHPLCISPLADFTDGKFQEVIADNNVKAADVTRVLFCSGKIYYELLEKQQKDQIKDVAVVRVEQLYPTPLAQMEAVYGKYKNAKEAVWVQEEPENMGAWPYLLRRLRRTIFSDIEVISRKESSSTATGYAKQHADQQAYILAKAFEMTVTERDEKIAKKSVSKVFNVD